The Apis mellifera strain DH4 linkage group LG3, Amel_HAv3.1, whole genome shotgun sequence genome includes the window aatattatataatatacactaCAATCCATAAGTTTAGAtaggatataaataaataaaaaaatattataataacaaaaataaaaagtatgatTGTCTACAttagaacaaaaatataaattaaatttaacaaataccTGGATATTTATGGATGaaagtgtatatatgtataaagtgtataattaatttattctttcaatccTCTGATCGTTTGAATAAAGACTgaaatcaaacaaaaaataaataatcaggAAATCTGCGTTCTGGAGAGAAGATACAAGCTGCAGGCCATCATCCTCCTCATTCTGGTACCGTGAATCTTACCCTCGCGGCACTAACACCAGTTCTAGTAGCTGTACTGGTGGTGCTGACTATGCTTGAGATTGAGACCAATGACTCTCTGGAACCGGTCTTCCTTAGGGACGTGTTTAAGGCGGCGCCTGTCGGCCTGTGCACCATACATGATGACCTTTTGCTGGTTGGTGACCGACTGACCTTGTGCGCGGGTGCAAACAGACCGTATTTGGGTCGACACTCGAAGTACCTGAATGAATGCTAAACTAGTTAGTAAAGTGAATgcagaaaatagaaattaaataaatggaatttattatataaaattaatggaattgcaaaatctaatttatttatttttttttaaatataatacaataggagagaataaatgatgataataaatctGAAGGTTGTCGTTCTGCATTAAatcaagattataaatatagcttTTAACATGATCGAATCGTGTTAATTAATTCTACCTTGCAGAACTATGTAAGAAATCCGATTGAATAAAACATTTCTTCCCATGCTGCTGCTTTTTCAGAAACGTGTGATCTTTTATTGTGATCTGAACTGAACATTTCAACCgcttaaaataaagatatcaaagaaaaaaataataaatttaaagtaagaaaaggaagtattatttaagaatttaaataataagtaactGAGGACAATAGAAAATCAATcaaatgagaataaaaatgtaattttgattgcatgtatttaaatgatatagtaTCATGGAAATGGAGGATATTTcacatgataaaaaagaaaaagatgatgtCGAATAACTGAAAATCTTTAGAGAGATATTGTATCAGAgtataaatttggaataacGATGCACACCTTTTATCGTTGACGGAACCATCGTTTTTTCCAATAGGATCATCCAATTCCACTCCACACCATTCACCGACTGCAAACTCTGTTGTACCGTAGTACCTGAGGACACCGGTTTTGCTGCCTTGGCTGGATGATACTATTACCCTGTCACCTATTCTGAGATCCCTCTGGGACACCGTGGACGACAGACTCGTCATTGATGCGTCTGCGTGACGAGTTATAAATATCCTTCTTATAACATGTGAAAttttttggagaaaaaaagatgcaTGCAAGAAACATTAAAGTAACGttgtacaatataattttgttaaaaaaaatctttatatatgttgtaagtaaatattgatgattataagtaaataattaatccttaattggaagaaacgagaagaagacAGTTTCTTAATAAGTGCaagatgtaataattatattattagaaatttctaaaCATAGATATATGAATGGATATATCtagtatattaaattgtaagaaCTATAAGGAATGAATCCTAATGAAtccatttgaatatttctataactTCAGTTTTAaggttgaataataaaatttttctatgttCCATCTttgttttgttatatttctatagaataatatttaaaatgtaactttaatatcaattaaggATTACTTTAAGAATgcacatttaatattaacaatttccacaatcgatgaaaagaaaatgaggaaactatattcaatttatttattaaacacatAAAACTTgacgtataaaaatttaactatataaataataaaggtgAATAAACGTAGGCTACATAAGAAATGCAGAGATTGCAAAAGACAGTAATACAACGTTTCTTTCAAAGagattcaaaatattgaataaaaatattaaacagcCTGCTACATGTTAGAcacaatagtaataaaaatagtctACATAGTGCTACTTTAAAAGCTACACAGCGTGCAACTAAACATTCCTTACAAAGCTCCTAAATAACTTTACAGAGAATTTTGCAGAATTTATCTCTACCTGTAAACGATTTTCCATAAAACAACTACAATacacaatttacaatttccaaTCTACCATCTAATTATTCCATATCAATTTTTACCTTAAACCTACAAAATTCTCGAGCATTCTGAACACGATTCCTTTTCTATTCTACAATTCTACCAAAAAGACAACATATTCTTTCACATTCCTCTTGCGCAATTCTCATTCCCCGTTTTTTCTCAGAAAACAGAAGTGCAAGCACGTTACGGACGAGGAGAGTATCTCTTGCAGCGATCCTTACTCAGAGACGGAGACATGGATTTGCTGAGACTTCCTTTCGAGCTGTCAGGTGGCGAGGTGGGTGTCTTTTGGGTCGGTGAGGCGTCAGTGGTATCGGGCAACGGTGTTCTGGTCAGTCTGGTCAATCGTGAAAATATTCCACGTTTCGGTTCGCATTGGAAATATCGGCATCCGGCCACGGATCCGTCGTTTTTGCCTGAGGGATCCATTCCGTTCCGttaattttcatcgaagaCGCGATTTCCTCTTCACCAAGAATTAGGGAGAGAAGGCTTACCGATCGGTTCGTCTAGGACCACTCCAGCCCAGTCTCCAGGTGCAAATTGAGTTTCGCCGATATAGGCGATGGCGCCTGGTTTCGTGCCACCAACCCATACTCGATCTCCGATTATAAAACTGTCCGTGTCCTCGGTCAGGACCACGCTGTTATCTGTCCAGGGCGGAATTATAAGTGTTTAATGGCATCACTTGAATTCTTTGCTTCTttcgattgaattttctttattgaattccttttttaattcctttccttcttttctcattatttcAAGAAGATGTTAGGATATAATTGatcaaattgcaaatttttccttttatttatttcataaagatGAATTGGGACAAGggattcttataatattcgttagttttagaatttttatttgatctaaAGTGGCTTCAAGATATTTCGTGAACgtgtacaattttatatttctcattttggaatgaaatatatatagtttgatGAAAACTTGTTTGTGAAAACTCTCTTATCCGGATGGGATACTTaaattcctttattatttttttctttatttgttcattaatttaaattttctgttcCGATCATGATGCCATTTCAAGCGTACGTGCAACAATAAAAAGCTACGAGAAGATTCGCAAAAGAAGACGATGCAATCGTATACAATTATTGTTATCTTAGAGTGATGCGAGAGCCATCGCCCATTTTAAGGAAGATTAGTCACGTCTGAAAGAATCTGTGATCATAGATGTGTTGATTGAAATACTTTGGAAATCACGTTTTTGGATGAATGCCAATATAACAGCGAAACTACGTGATTCCTGTATTAATGAAGGAATTATGCGATTATATAAAACGgaaacaatataaaacaaattttctacatatatattcaatcattATACATTTTCTTAAATCCTTTTcctaaataatatgtttacaatacaaattttgaataattaattctaaattttatattattaattactgcATTCAAAATTAAGGAAAAGATCTAACAATTGATATACAGACATGTGAAGAAGCCAGGTCCTatcttaaatcataatttaatgtacatatattttatattaatattaatttatattaatttatatatttaaatgtgaaaaaaacaGGCGATAAACTTTACATCTCTCTATTGAAAAATACTAGGACATGATGCATAAAtataagagataaataaattagaaataaattaaaaaaaaaaaaaaaagaagaagcacCTACCTGATCCTCTGCGCAGGCCAGCCTCGCTTAATCGACGGCCATGCGTTTCCCAAAGATGATCCATTTGGCCTGTGATCATGCAAAACAATGCAAAACAATGCAAATCATACAAAACGAAAGCATAATTTCACGGAGCAAACAAGCTTAccgcattttattttcaacccTTGTTCAAGGGATTGaacatcataaaaaaataaaaatgaaataagaaaaaaaaaaattaaatgcagTGAACTGCACTGTAATGTGGCAAGAAGATTCATTACGATCATGCGTTACGCacgataaaacaaataataataataggttttttaattgcaattggATGATACGTAAGAGAGGAAGTCTATTTCCTACGGGCCAAGTTATTAAGCAAAGTGTTATGTAAAAGAGATCACAACGAGGTgtgttcgaataaataattatacctatgtggattttatatttaatccttttatgataattaaataatataaataataatctgaatacaccttaaattattaaataaaattatcaattaaaattatattaaatttgtagaaaatgtagatgtaaaatcaatataataaatatgatgattAATAGTggaacttttataaaatattaagttatttataaaataaaatttggacCAATGGACCAATCTCTTTCATAAAATagtactataaaatattattcttattgtattttgtttgaacaactttatcatatcatttaatctaaattattcaattgacaaatagaatttcttttttttttctagaatatcACAGATTTCTCAATGATAATTGAATTAGAACATAAGACGAATGTATTATGTCGAAGCTTGACTATTATCCTATGATAAAAACCAGAGAAAAATGTCACGATTcgcgatttaattaattattcatgagTGGTTGGTGGGCGAGCCAGTGGTAGTAGGTCGTTTGCGTAGGTAGAATTCTCTGTTCGATGAGATTGATTCGCgattaaaatgaaacgatagaatataaaaccgtgcatataaaaaatatataaagatgctTTTTCATCACaggatattttaaacataacatttaagatttaaataaattgtgcaattttttgaatgataataaaaactaagtagagataaaatgaataatttggaTAATAAGCAAATAatgtatagatataaaagAGTAATAATAGATTCAttgtttatgattttttacgattattgtgagtaataaaaaattaatggaattaattGAGAAGATAAGTgaataatatcaaaacaatgaagaagtattattttttcttgaatagattgtaaaaaataatacaaataatttatatttaacaataaaattaaattgtataataataataaaaatcttagaaTGAATGCTAAATGCAaagttttgatttaaatattaacttatgtatatatttataaaatcaatcttcAAATGCTAAAACGCAGTTCTACTTTCAAAATGCTATATAAAGATCGATGCATCATCGTCTAACGCATCAAATTGTTAGACATGAGTcacctagaaaaaaaaaaaaagtacctGAAAAAACAATGCAAGTCGAACAACCAATTGAGTCCAGGTAAATCCTATGTACAATGAACAACTATATAAACATACAGTAGgatttcttttactttaaaGACAAATATATTACACGAGAGAGTACAGAGTACTAAAATAAACATTGTATTGTGTCAAATACCTTGACCGCGTAACATATGGTATACTTGGTAATAAGATACGTAGTAGTCATACAATCCAAGATACCTTGGTTCCGCACGAATGTGGATGATCCATATGTAAACAAGGTTAATGGTAGTATCGATTCGATTACTACTGATATACTATAGTTGTCAGATAGCAATTTGTTCCtgaaatctaatctaatgaACATTTAATTGTAGCTTAGCAATCTCTGTTTCggaatcatttttcaatcatgCTCAACGAATGCTGatgtatcaaatttttcttaaattggaaaatttcatgatttcaatttttttagaaactaaAAGTTTAGACATTTCTTatttgagaattaaaattattagaaactgAATTGAGAAAATTCAGATTTCTATCTTTACAGAAAAGttctaataattcatttcttcaaTACCATTGAAACAATCTTGATCAAATTAGTTTTCCATAGTTTactcgatattatttaatttttaaaataatttagaatatttctaaaattcttatgaaaaattatacaataaacatttaaatataaattcttctatccaatatataaaatacaaatataatttttcaacaaaattaaaataacatacatACAGgccatagaaaattatattttggatataaATGTCTGaccaataataaaagagataatgaatattaaaacatattacatattatattagtggcattaataaaaaagtaaatcaaaTTTGAGAATCAATCTGAAAACCGGCTGTTGTCAgtttaaatatcaaagaaatctaaaagagcaatatttttagtttcattCTCCATATTTAGCTGGTGCTTCATTATTATTGAACACCATGAAACTGATTACATCAGATGAAAAGATCgtcattttaaattagtataatttatGAAGATATGATTatgctaataaaatttaaagaaaaaatatgtgtAAACATTTGTATCATATGTTTGCTTACTTAACAAATGAATGTTAATTATTGAGAACCATAAAAAAAGATCTTAACATCATACAGATATTGATCTGAATAATCTCTATTGAAGATAATTAATCAAGCAATGAGAATGAATTCTTAATAAGATCATAGATCATTCTAAATaagatctttaaataaaagttttgccTATTaacatctttaataaattgtaatattagaaaattattaaaaaatttcaaaaagatatatctaatatcatatcaaataaataaaaaaataaaatttataataaataacacgaTTCTCTtcaatagtatttttataaaattcattaggaaaaatattataataaaaataaaataatataaagttacaaaaataaaagatcataatttctttatgatcttttttaatacagaatttcaataatggataacatttcaataatatgttaatcTTGATATGTTTAGTATCAACATTTTAAAGTCATGGATCACTATGAATTTccttaataatcaatatcagatatcgaaaaattgtatCCAAGTATGTGTTTCCATGTGGAATTGAAATCGATTGACATCGTTACCTTGAGCTTTTCTATCGTGTTGCGAAACTCGAGCCCGATCAACAATACGTGCGCGACTGATCATGGGTGCAAGATAGACGCCGTGAAAATCTCTGCCCGAAATGGAAAGCATGGCAAGCACGTGGGAGGAAAGACGGAACGAACGGTTGGAAATTGAGCGTACAATAAACACATGCAAATTGCATAACGTAATGTGCGTCATACGACGATGACTGCACTGGCACTACACGCGTCGCGGTCTCTTCCTAGTCGAAGTCACTGGATGAACCAATAAGGCAAGATAGCTGCCCTCAATGCGAGACCAGGAGCTTTTGTACGCGGTTAGCATCTCTTTCCGTTCCGCGCGCCGTGAATAATCGAATAGATTAGTATGTAGATTTTGTGGCTATTCTAGAAgaagatcaaaatttaatctttataaaaaagatattaaattcgtACTGATATACGATATTGGAGAAACATTTAATGGTTGAAaagtgatgatgatgatataaaGGGATAacttgataaataaagaagtaaacaaatttttaagaaattatttgatgaataatttgaaagatatttcaagTTCTACAAATagtgatataatatatgaatagaattatatgacatatttctgtaaaaaaaaaacaataatatttgataattgtatTGGAAATTCAAgagaattaaagatataattgatattttaaatatcaatgaagATAGAaccaatatttaattcatattttactcggacaaatataattttataatgatgaggaaaagaagtaaaatataaatatgaaataaaataatatttttaaaatatacttatatctttaagaaataatcaaatagCTTCAAATATGAAGGATGAACAACATACAAAACCTTAACAAAAATCAACTTCCAATAAatcctaataaaaaattcaagaaaatccaccaatgctttaaaaaaaacatcataACAGAAAATACAATCAATTTACTTGCAAAAAGCAAAAATGACACTGTATATCATTCAATGATCCATTGAGTTAGtaacaacaaaattaaatagggATTCATTTTACCATTGCATCTGTAATTTCTTCAATGAAATGTTCACGATAACCGATAACGATCGTAGATTTGTTAATGAGAAGTCGATATATTTACCAGATCGCTCGGACGAGATGCGTTGCGCTGAGAGGTGGAAGAACGACTCGCAAGAAGTTAGCGAGTTCGGGCTTGTAAAAGTATTCGTTCACGCTCGTCTCAGGGTCTCGTGGGCGTACTCATTTACGTGGTGTGGGGAATTAACGGATCCCAGCTTCATACTGCTGTAACCCTTTATTTGTATCGTTTCCTTGCTTGATGTATACATTGGGCTAGGTATGAACCAAGCTCGATGATTTgttaaattcgtttaaattttttataattattatcaatgcaaattataaatataaatataaaatgattcttctttttctttttttcatttataaataatattataaaaatagaataaaataaaatatttatattttaaataatataatgaagtatatattgtgatgatataaatttcaaatatatttgtgtgATTAGATATTATCTATATGTAATAGCATTACCttctcaaataaattattttaaccaaACCACACAGCTGTGTATAGTTatgtcattttttaaaatatttagaaatttttattaaaaattaaatgttttacatGTAGCAGACAAAGAACATTAAACAtacaaaatacattaaaatttaagctaaggaaataatatgtatataaataaaatataaaaatgtaattatgtaatttttttcaagacatgcatatataatataatataataaataaatttattaaagactTACTCATTGATGGTCTTGGAGGTGATGGTGGAACTGCTGGTCTTGGTGGTAAATTGCTGCATGGTCGACCAATTTTTGATGGTGGTCTTATTCCAGATGGTTTTGGATCAgacatattcttatatatgtaACAATATTATGTATCTGAAACATGAAAATGATGGATtagtaaaattgaaagaaaaattcaaaagatataagaaaaataaaaattaaaaaatataatcaaaaatacattaatattttaatagaatattagtatgaaaataatagtatatatatgaaatatcaaataaattttttaatttataatatatcatttaatattattcagaaaaaaaacagctacaaaatattaactttgtattaaatattcaaaatattgaatttgtgaaaaaataaaaaaaaattagtaaagaAATTGCAATGACACACTAATAATTGCTTCTAAGCAATGTTCTATGTTTATATTCAGTAATCTaaggttaaatatatttatattattcaaaaataaaatcatgacaaaaagttaaatatttctatttccgttattttaaacatttttaatattgtatttaaaaaatatgatattatttttttaaattcgtcttaaaatttatataaatttcctataatatgatgataaaaaaaatatttgatcttatttgaaaaattcaaggtGACCTTGATTTTGCtatgaaaacaaattattttcgaaatttttatcatctgtTGTATATTCAATaccaataaatttttgtttaaaattttattttcagatagCAAATGGCCGAAAAATCGTTTAttgcattaaatgaaatactatatatataaacagaatAATTTCAGTTATTaacatcaaaataattttaaattaacttaatattttaaatacttaacaatctttaaattttatatttgtattttatttaaattctgtaaaaaaaatatattatgttaaaaattcaaaaattatattcaaaaagtcgttacattatattaatcgaaatcgaCATTTAAATTGCGcatacaattacaaaatatatcttataataaatgcTGACACTTATAAATAGACACATGAATAtgactattatatttttattcaaaaataaaatatgttaaaacataaattttggttgaaaaaaatattaaaatattaaaaaaaatgtcaagtGGAAAGTTAACCTCTTTGGAATCAAtgttaatcattaaaaatacaatcatCGTAccttatttaattgtaatatgatGAATTCACgtacaattaattaacatattttacaatatcactatatttatgaagaagcactataaaatattcgcaCAAATTCACACAGTGATCAACGGAAAAATGACAATTAGTGGCGCCAGAAGCGCCGTCACGGTCTacttatgaattaatttagaattctcTGTCAATTTTTCTCCGTATTTCAATATAACCACAAATAAGTTACAGAATAGATTTACTaacttatagaattttatttcatgttcTGAAATACtggtaatacaaaaaattaaactgtTTATCAGTATGCTCTAGGATTTAAAATagtgaatgtaaaaattatatttaatccattatattcaattcaattacaaaatttaataaagtttacaacaaatttaaaaaaataaaaataatttttttaatatatcttatatagtaTTCATTGTATTcactgtaaatttttttaattacgaaatGGATTCATGTATAActtaaattgtttatgaattaaaaattacattttttaatattacaacaaattatattttttattataacatagtcaaaataatatcaatttgtgaacttttttattaaaattgaatttatatatatatatatatatatatattcctcatTTTTCTTGACaacttttaattgttatttttgttataaaatgattaacaatatgaaaaaaatagtataaatgcGCATATAAGATAGgtaaagaaaacaataaaattaatcaaatatttgagTTATTTCCtgagtatataaatttagacgTAAATAGACAAATAGGAATGCagataagaataaatagaataaaaaaaataaaaataaggattATTTCTGgaaatcgtaaataaaaataagcaaaGATAGCAAATAacagaaaaagatagaaataggaTAAGTAGATTGAttgttaacattattttttgagttaaaaatatttcttcaaaaaatgttttttttagaaacatttaaaaaatggcgTTGATCCTCTTGAATTctcttatttgaaataaaactttaaattttcctgCGGAAAATTCAGTTTAATATGAAAGAGCATAATGTTGTGGCAACTCTGAACTATTGATTGATCATGAAAATGACGTTTTAAGAATTCTTAGAAATTGTGTCGAAAGAAATgcatgaagaatatttttaaattaatgttaacaattattaaaagaaaaattaaaatattatagtataatataagaaataatagtgaacaatttaaaattaataattgaagaacAATTATCACGTCAAAATGTCTTCATATGATATAAGTGATATAccgttatataaattctattaaaaaattcaatttattctttaacatCAATATGAAAATctcttattattagaataaatcaatgtttgataaataaaataattaatattaatataaacactttgaaattaaacaaaaatgacAATTGATTTATCAACAATACCACTTGTTGCTTTATCTATCGAATCTACACAAGTTGtttcatcattattaaattcgcCAAAAGTTATTCCttgcgaaaataaattaccaaggtaattaatatttgattaatataaatttttttaaaaattttatctccatTAAGTTTTTAAGTAatcaataactttttatatttgtaaatttttagagATTGGAGAGGTCTTGCTCATTTATGCGAATTAGGTGGAGAATTAATGCCTTTACTTATATCACATCCAGATCCAACtgcatatattttaacatattggaaaaaaaaacaaaaaaatattacaattaaggattttcaaaatttgttagaaaaaatCGATAGATGGGATATCCTAGATGATACATTAAAGCTTTTTggtttgtaattataatataagttacatatcttattttaaattcttctcttctattgaatttaaattgcagTAAGAGatggtgaaaaatatttagaacaattacaaaaatctcAAACGTCagctgaaaaaattgaaaatgacacTGAGATAGAAATTCTTACTATAGGTAAGTCAAAAGTATgacaatacataaataaagcaattaaaaattattatatatatatatatatttttttttttaatagatgatTTCTATAGGAAAGAACAAGGACTATCAGAACAAAATTATGatgcatttatattatatgctgATGAAGACATTAAATTTGCTAATGAAATGGTGGATAAACTtgagaaagaatataatttgaaggtaaaaatttaaaattattttatactataatatataaagtatataatataatatatatagtataaaataatatattttatatatttatactataatatataatatatataaaaatatatgaaatatattatcttttagcTTTGTTTAAAAGATCAATTACTTGGTGGAATTACATTTGAACATGAAGcagtaatgaaattaatatcagaTCGATGTAATAGactaattgttattatatcaccaaattttcttaaaagtccagcaaataaattctttttgaattatgCTCAAGCATTGGGCATTGGTAAGttttaatatgtattcattaaataataatttattttaattttgtatgtaATGTTTGAATCAGGAACCCAACAAAGAAAGATCATACCATGTTTATATGAAAGATGTCGATTACCACCTCAATTACAATTTATGGtcatattagattataataaattggttTCGTACAATTTCTGGGGAAAATTAAGAGATTCCATACaagtatcaaataaaataaaagaaaatctaaatatttttcccatAAAAAATGACAGCAATCtgaatatgaataatgaaaatgacaaAGATAAACAAAATACAAGTAATgtagaaagaaagattgaaatagaaaagcttcaaatacaaaataaaaaagaaacatttgatagaaaggaaaattcaaaccaatttgaatttgtcagtataaataataattcaaaggataataataaaaaacacaaTCATTTTTTACTATGGTCTAAAATGTGGTccaaaaaaggagaaaataataaaagagaagatGCTTCAATTACAAAAACAATTAGTTTACCATCTATCGAATCTTTGGATACATTAAATTCAAcagaattaatagaaaaaaagaataaaacaagacttatagataaatatataaaaaaatgtaatttattaagttaatacttttaaaatatttaaaatacttattaaattgtaaagaaacatttattatta containing:
- the LOC413194 gene encoding myeloid differentiation primary response protein MyD88-A isoform X2; the encoded protein is MTIDLSTIPLVALSIESTQVVSSLLNSPKVIPCENKLPRDWRGLAHLCELGGELMPLLISHPDPTAYILTYWKKKQKNITIKDFQNLLEKIDRWDILDDTLKLFEQLQKSQTSAEKIENDTEIEILTIDDFYRKEQGLSEQNYDAFILYADEDIKFANEMVDKLEKEYNLKLCLKDQLLGGITFEHEAVMKLISDRCNRLIVIISPNFLKSPANKFFLNYAQALGIGTQQRKIIPCLYERCRLPPQLQFMVILDYNKLVSYNFWGKLRDSIQVSNKIKENLNIFPIKNDSNLNMNNENDKDKQNTSNVERKIEIEKLQIQNKKETFDRKENSNQFEFVSINNNSKDNNKKHNHFLLWSKMWSKKGENNKREDASITKTISLPSIESLDTLNSTELIEKKNKTRLIDKYIKKYQLMIHKDHLA
- the LOC413194 gene encoding myeloid differentiation primary response protein MyD88-A isoform X1, yielding MTIDLSTIPLVALSIESTQVVSSLLNSPKVIPCENKLPRDWRGLAHLCELGGELMPLLISHPDPTAYILTYWKKKQKNITIKDFQNLLEKIDRWDILDDTLKLFVRDGEKYLEQLQKSQTSAEKIENDTEIEILTIDDFYRKEQGLSEQNYDAFILYADEDIKFANEMVDKLEKEYNLKLCLKDQLLGGITFEHEAVMKLISDRCNRLIVIISPNFLKSPANKFFLNYAQALGIGTQQRKIIPCLYERCRLPPQLQFMVILDYNKLVSYNFWGKLRDSIQVSNKIKENLNIFPIKNDSNLNMNNENDKDKQNTSNVERKIEIEKLQIQNKKETFDRKENSNQFEFVSINNNSKDNNKKHNHFLLWSKMWSKKGENNKREDASITKTISLPSIESLDTLNSTELIEKKNKTRLIDKYIKKYQLMIHKDHLA